The nucleotide sequence CTGTGTATTATAAAGCCCATGAAATCTCACGGGCTTTTAATTAATTCAACAGGTCTGAGATTAAAGTCCCAACATTCCCTTTTTTAAATCTTTGTCTGCTGGTTTGTTACCCAACCAGATTCCAAAAAGTCCTTTGGCAAAATCCTTACCTTCGATAGTTCCCAATAGCTTACCATTCTTGTGAGCCATAGTTCCTTTTCCAGGCACGTATGCGATCTGGAATTCGTTTCCTTTTACGATCTCCTCATTAAAGAATCCGATGAACTTATCGATTTTAGGTTGTAGTTTTTTACGCTCTGCACTGGAAACGCTGTCTTCAAAACCTTCTGTAATGGCTTCAATCATCTTGTCCTGTGTCACCAATTTACTGACGATATCAAGTGTGATCGCCATAGGCTGATCAGAGCTTAACAATGCCGCACCATTAGAAGTTTTTGCTGTGGTGTACAAACCACCTACATAAAGATCAAAAACGAACTTTTCACGCAATCCTGCACCGTTTAGTGTCAACTCCTTACCATCGACTGTAATTGATTTTTCTACAGTTACACCTTCAACGGTCATTTGTGCAGATGCTGTATAGGTACCAAGGGCGGCAACAGCAATTAAGAGTAATTTTTTCATATTAGTAATTATTAGATTGTTTAAATATAGTATTCCTATTTCAAATTCCGTGCCTTTAATGATCTGATAGATGCATTAAGCTCATAACCCAATAGCAAAATGTTTGCCGCAAGCCATATATAGATCATTAAAATAAGTAGCGCACCTATGGAACCATAGATTTCATTATAGGAAGCAAAATTGTCTATATAAATCCCGTAGAGGTACGATGTTATTAAAATAAGTACCGTTGTCACCACAGAGCCTATAGAAAAGAATCTGGTTTGTCTTCCTTCTTTGGTTCCCGTGTAATATAGCGTACTCACAAATAGATAAAGCATGATGATAATCGCAATGTAGCGCAGTACAATCAACCAGATCTCTGTAGAGCTTTGCGTCATAAAATCTTCTGCTCTTAAAGAATCAATCCAGTATTCCACCAGACCGAACATAGCTATGGAAATCAATAAAAAAAGACTGAGCATCAATGATACACCAACCGCCACAAAATACTGCCTGAACATGTTGCGGTTGAACGATGAATGATAGGAACGCTCAAAGCCGTCAAAAATCGCATTAACGCCATTGCTCATAAAAAATAAGGACGTGATAAAAGCAATCGTCAATAAACCTGTATTCTCCTGTAATGCAATTTCCTTAAAAATGGTATCAAAAGAACCAGCGGCCTGTGCCGGTAGCAACCCGTTGACAAACTCTAAAAAATCTACCTGGAAATTATCTACCGGTACAAAAGGAATAAGGTTAAGCATGAACAATATGAAGGGGAAAATTGCCATGAAGAAACTGTAGCTTATCGCACTGGCGCGCAATGTAAAGGCACCTTGAACGATACCAACACTGTAGGTTTCCCAAAGATCGTAAATGGTCATCCCTTCAAAACCCGGCAATCGTGCCCTGCTAGAGACCGCGACGAACCAAGAAATGACCGGTATACGATCCAGTATTTCCTTAAGCCTACTCATGCATGGCTTTCAAACTAAGATCCATGTTGTAAACGCTGTGCGTGAGCGCACCGCTGGAAACGTAATCCACACCACATTCCGCGTACTGTCGTACCGTGTCCAGAGTAATGCCGCCACTACTTTCAGTCAGGCATTGATCGCCTATTAATTCTACCGCTTTTCTAGTGTCTTCGTAATTGAAATTATCGATCAGGATGCGGTAAACCTTATCGGCCGAGGTTAGAATCTCTTTGATTTCTTCCAGATTTCTTGCCTCTACAATGATTTTTAAATCCCTGTTGGTTTCTTGAAGGTAGTCTGTCGTTTTTTCAATTGCTTTTGTGATGCCACCTGCAAAATCGATATGATTGTCCTTGAGCATGATCATGTCATAGAGACCAGACCTGTGATTAACGCCACCACCAGTATGAACTGCCCATTTTTCCAACAAACGTATTCCTGGTGTAGTCTTGCGCGTGTCTAATATCTTGGTTTTGGTACCTTCCAACCGGTCGACAAATTGCCGCGTTTTAGTCGCGATCGCGCTCATGCGCTGCATGCTGTTAAGTGCCAGACGTTCGGCCGTGAGAATGGATCTGGAAGAACCGCTCACATAAAACACTTCGTCGCCATAAGCTACGCGATCACCGTCCTTTTTCAATTCTTCAATTTTTAATGTAGGATCGACTTTGTGGAATATCGCTTTCGCGAAAGCGATACCAGCAATCACTCCTTCATCCTTTACCAGCAGTCGTGCCTTACCACTGGCACTGCGTGGAATGCAAGCCAGGCTGCTGTGGTCGCCATCACCTACATCTTCCCGTAAGGCATTAGTAATGATGCGGTCAACTTCTTCTTCAAATGCAGCTCCATGGTACTTCATAATGGTGGTCAAATTCTGGTTTCTCAAAAGTAAGATTCTGCAGGCAATCTTATGAAAATGAATAAAGATTTTACCTTTGGCGCATGAAGATAACTCTACTGGCGGTAGGTAAAACCGATGATAGCCGTATCGCAGACCTTACAGATATGTACGTGGAACGGCTCAAGCATTACATCAATTTTGAGCTGGAAATCATTCCGGATCTTAAAAAAACCAAGAACCTAAGCATCGACCAGCAAAAGGTCAAAGAAGGTGAGCTTATACTCAACCAATTGCAAACCAGCGATTTTGTCACTTTACTGGACGAAAAGGGAAAAAGCCTTTCCAGCCAGCAATTTGCGCAATTGATCAATAAGCGAAGTCTTTCTGGAATGAAACGACTGGTTTATGTCATAGGTGGACCCTACGGATTCTCTGATGCGGTTTACGCTCGAGCCAATTCTAAATTATCCTTAAGTGCCATGACCTTTTCCCACCAGATGGTGCGACTCTTTGCCACAGAACAGATTTATCGGGCCTTTACCATTCTAAAAAACGAGCCTTATCATCATGAGTAATGAATTTGAAGGTGTCTATTATTGATTCTATTTGTGATGAACCATTACCTTTGCAGTACTAAAATCTAATTATGCTTATCATAGGTATTGCAGGCGGTACTGGGTCTGGTAAAACCACAGTTGTGGGTCAGGTAGCCCATCAATATCCAGATACTGACGTTACTGTCATCTCTCAAGATTCCTACTATAAAGACACGAGCCACCTTACCTTTGAGGAACGTGTGAAAATTAATTTTGATCACCCTAATTCCATAGACTTTGCGCTTTTGAAGGAGCATTTGATCGAGTTGCGCAAGGGAAATAGTATTGAGCAACCAGTGTATTCTTTTGTATAACACAACCGCACTAAAGAAACAGTTGTGACAGAGCCTAGCAATGTCATAATTGTAGAAGGAATCCTTATTCTAACGCTGCCAGAAATTCGCGAGCTTTTTGACATCAAGGTTTACATTGATTGCGATAGCGATGAGCGTCTCATACGCAGGTTGAAACGCGATATCACAGACCGTGGTCGTGACATCAACGAGGTACTTGATCGTTACCAAAACACGCTCAAGCCTATGCACCAGCAATTTATAGAGCCTACTAAAGCCTATGCCGATGTCATTATTCCTACCAATAGGCTTAATGAAGTTGGTGTTAAGATCTTGCGCTCTATTCTGGATCAAAAGTTGGCTTAAATTGGTATCTTGACTTTATGAAATGGAAAGAGATCAAAAGCAAATGGTATTTTAATAAATACTTCATTATCACAATTCTATTTGCGGTTTGGATTCTGTTTCTGGATGACAGCGCATGGCTTACCGCACACAGAGCGCTGGACCAGCAAATTGCTGACAAGGAACAAACAGCAGATTTCTATATGCGAGGCATCGCTGCAGACAAAGCGCGTATCCAGCAGTTGGAAGACAGTGCTGGGATAGAAAAATTTGGACGTGAGCGATATTTAATGAAGAAGGAAAATGAGGAAGTGTATATTATAGAATATGCAGATTCCGTAAAAAATGAAGATTGATGAAGAAGCGATTATTTGATGACTTTACACCAGTTTCTGAGGCCGCATGGAAACAAAAGATTCAAATGGATCTCAAAGGCGCCGATTATAATCAGACATTGGTCACGCCTACTCCAGACGGCATCAACATAAAACCTATTTACCACAGCGACAGTGCCGTAAACATTGACATTCCTAGTCGAGGTACCCAGAACAATGATTGGTACATTTCTCAAAAGATCTACTGTGGCAATGCACGAGCTGCAAACAAAAAAGCGCTCAACGTATTATCTCGAGGAGCTGAAGGTGTTTTATTAGACATTCCTAATCCAGATATTGATCTCGAGGTTTTATTAAAAGACTTACCAGAGGTTGGTTTACAAGTACATCCTCGATTTTTAGATCTTGATTTTTTAAAGAAACTTCATGGATTTAAACCTAAAGCCTATGTGCATCTGGATATTCTACACCAGCTAGCTGCTACTGGGAACTGGTTTACAAATCAAAAATCAGACTATAATCACTATGCCGATTTCCTAAAATCCTTTGAAGGTTATTTTTCAAACATCACCATCAACACCAGCACCTATCAACAGGCTGGCGCCACGGTAACTCAGGAACTGGCCTATTTTGCGGCGCACCTCAATGAATACCTCAATCATTATTGCGATACCAGTAAGGAACACGATAAGGATATTTACGACGCTTTCCTGCCTGACCGGCAGGCAGGCCCGAAAGCGGAAACGGTTACTGAGCATGGTCAAAGTAAACGTATCAACATTGACACCACCATAGGTTCCAATTATTTTATGGAGATCGCAAAATACAGAGCCTATCGCATATTGACCAAAACATTAGGTAACGCCTACGGCATAAAAGACCTAGGCTGTTACATCACGGCAACGCCCAGTTTGCGCAACAAATCTTTGCTGGATTACAATGTCAATCTACTGCGCACTACAACAGAATGTATGAGCGCTGTCCTAGGTGGCGCAGATACGGTCCACAATCTTCCTTATGACGCCTTTTTCAATAAGGAAAATGAATTTGGCGACCGCATCGCTCGCAACCAATTATTGATTCTTAAAGAAGAAGCTTACCTAAATAAAGTTGCTAACGCTGCAGATGGCACGTACTACATCAACGCATTGACTAAGGAGTTGACCGAAAAAGCGCTGGAGATCTTTAAAAGCATTGAAAAAGCTGGCGGATTTGTTCAGTCGCTTTTTGAAGGAACGATACAACGCAAAATCAAGGAAAGTGATATCGCAGAGCGTGATCGACTGAAAAAAGGAGAAAAAACGCTGGTAGGCGTCAACAAATTCCCGAATGCCGAAGCACCGCTTCAAAAAGAATATGAGATTTTACCCTTTCAAAAAATAAAGCCTCGCAAGGCGCTTGTTACACCTATTGCTGCTAAACGATTAGCCGAAGAATTAGAAAAATCGCAAATGCCCAAATGATGAAAAGAAAAGACTTCTCGAACATAACGGCAGATTTTCAATCGTTTGAAGAGCAAGCTACAGCGGCTGCTCAAAGCTCCTATGAAACCTCAGAAGGTATCTCGCTCAAAAAGCAGTATGCTAAAGAAAACTTAAACGATCTAGAACATCTTGATTTTGTAGCAGGAATAGCTCCCAACCTACGTGGACCCTATTCCACTATGTACGTGCGCCGGCCATGGACCATTAGACAATACGCTGGTTTTTCTAGCGCGACAGAATCCAACGCCTTTTATAGAAGAAATCTTGCCGCTGGACAAAAGGGACTTTCGGTAGCTTTTGATCTTGCCACGCATCGCGGTTATGACAGTGATCATGAGCGTGTGGAAGGCGACGTGGGAAAAGCTGGCGTTGCCATTGATAGCGTTGAGGATATCAGGATCCTTTTTGATCAAATTCCGCTGGATCAAATGTCCGTTTCTATGACCATGAACGGCGCCGTGTTGCCTATCATGGCTTTTTACATCGTCGCGGCCATGGAGCAAGGTGTAGACATCGCATCGTTGAGCGGTACGATCCAGAATGATATCCTTAAGGAGTTTATGGTGCGTAATACGTACATCTATCCACCTACGCCTAGCATGCAGATTATCTCTGACATATTTGAGTATACCAGCAAGAACATGCCTAAATTCAACTCGATCTCGATCTCGGGTTACCATATGTATGAAGCTGGCGCGACCAGTGATATTGAGTTGGCCTATACGCTGGCAGATGGTTTGGAATATGTGCGCAAAGGACTGGAAGCAGGCATGGACATAGACACTTTTGCTCCTAGACTATCCTTTTTCTGGGCCATTGGGATGAACCATTTTATGGAAATCGCCAAAATGCGCGCCGCCAGAATGCTTTGGGCAAAAATGATCAAACAATTCAATCCTAAAAATGCCAAATCACTGGCGTTAAGAACGCATTGTCAAACATCAGGCTGGTCGTTAACGGAACAAGACCCATTTAATAATGTGGCCAGAACTACCATTGAAGCGGCTGCAGCAGCCTTTGGTGGCACACAAAGTCTTCATACCAATGCGTTGGATGAGGCGATTGCGTTGCCAACCGACTTCAGCGCGCGTATTGCTAGAAACACACAAATTTACCTACAAGAAGAAACCGGAATTACCAAAACCGTTGACCCATGGGCCGGCTCCTATTATGTAGAGTCTTTAACAGACCAGATTGCCCATAAAGCCTGGGAACTTATAGAGGAAGTTGAAGAGCTAGGCGGTATGACCAAGGCCATTGAAGCCGGCATCCCAAAAATGCGTATCGAGGAAGCCGCTGCCAAAAAGCAGGCACGCATCGATTCCAATATAGACGTAATCGTTGGAGTGAATAAATACCCAAGTCCAGATGAGGATCTTATAGACACGCTGGAAGTGGACAATGCTGCCGTGAGAATTGAGCAAGTCGAACGATTGAAAAAGATCAAGGCAGATCGCAACGATGATAAAGTGAATAAAGCATTGGAAGCTTTAACCGCTTGCGCAAAAACTGGAGAAGGCAACCTACTGGAACTCGCGGTCAATGCTGCTAAGGAGCGCGCTACCTTAGGTGAGATTTCCGATGCTTTGGAAAAGGAATTTGGCCGTTACCGTGCCCAGATCAAGAGCGTTCAAGGTGTGTATAAAAAAGAGATTATGGATGATCCCGCTTTCGCGAAAGCGCAACAATTAGCAGACGCCTTTGCAAAAAAAGAAGGTCGTAGACCACGCATCATGATTGCAAAAATGGGCCAGGACGGTCACGATCGTGGCGCCAAGGTGGTCGCTACGGGCTATGCCGATGTAGGTTTTGACGTGGACATAGGACCGCTGTTCCAAACGCCAGCCGAAGCTGCCAAACAAGCCGTGGAAAATGATGTCCATATTCTAGGCATTTCATCGCTGGCAGCCGGCCATAAGACATTGGTACCGCAAGTGATGGAACATCTCAAAAAATACGGCCGTGAGGACATCATGATCATCGTGGGCGGCGTGATACCGCGCAAGGACTACCAGTTCTTGTTTGATGCTGGCGTGGCAGCCGTCTTTGGACCTGGAACCAAGATCAGTGAGGCTGCGATCGATATTCTGACCCTACTGAATGATTAATTATTGTTTCTACGCTCTCTACGGGCTTTACGAGCAGCTTTCTTTTTGAGAAAATAAAGCTTTCGCTTTTCTCTGATGCTTAAATTATCGCGATCACGGCTCTGTAATTCTTGGATTTCTTGATCGTAAGAAGTTGTATTATCCATACTGTTGTAGTCTCTCACATTGAACCTGAAACCTATGGCGAGATTGAAATAATTACCAACATTAAAATGATCGCCCAAGGCTGGAGCGGATTCAATTTTGTAGAAGACTTTTTCATAGCTAGGACTCAAGTAAACGGATATACCGTTGCTCAGTGCATATTCTGCGCTCGTGGTAAGTCGCAGTAGATTACCTGTATCCCTAAAGGTGCCGCCACCTTGCTCAAATCCTTGTTTATTTTTATTCTGACTGTAACCATAACCCAGATCTGCGGTAAAATTCCAATCGTCATTGAGTACATAATCATATCCCGCAAACAGATAGGCATTAAACTTTGTGGCTCTATCGAACTGCCCTATTTCCTGAACATCCTTGACATCAAAATAATCCTGAGTCAAGGCGCCACCTACGTAGATATTTTTATACACATCAGTTTGTAGTCTTATCCCAAAACCAGTACCACTGGCGAGTCCATTGCCTACGACGTTATCACCGTTGGGAAAAGCTCTTTGAAGGTAGATGTCTGCAGCAAAAACTCGATCTGGAATCTGAACAGCTAGTCGGCTTTCATCTTCTTGCGCAAATGCTATGCTGCTAGCTAAAACAATATATCCTAGAACGACTTTAGTAATTGATTTCATAGCGCTCTGTTGGATTGTTGACAAACAATTCTTGAGTAGTTTCAGTACCTGCCTCATCAGTAAGTGAAATGGTGATGATAGAAGGATAAAAGGCTTGAAACTCAAAGTTCCCATCATCAGGATCTTCATTAATCCTCGTAAAGATCTGATTGAAAAAGCCGCAATTACCATCTAACAGGAATTCGCCATTTTCAAAAACTTCTGAACAGGATAAATCAAAATAATTGACTTGAAGTTCAAAAACCTCTGTTGTTCCAGAAGTATTTACAAAATCCAACCCAACCTCTGCAACGTCCTTAACCGTAATTAATGGGATGTTGAGCGTCAAGTCGTTATTAAAACTCTCGATTCCAGTCGCTACACTAAAAATATTTTGACCATCGCGATACACATTGACAAAATATTCATTTGAAGTATCAAACAACAGCAGAAAATCTGTTTCTCCATTATTGTCAGTAACGCCTCTACCTAGCAAAAAGTCCCTACTAGGCTCTGAAAACTTGCTTATACTTGAAACAAAAGGATTGAACTCAAAGGTTCTAAAATTAGTCACTTCTACTACCGCATCATTAATGGGATTGCCTTGAGCATCAACAATTCTGGTTTTAAAGAAAGCTCTCTTATCATCATCCAGTCGTGCCTCACAGGACAATAACAAAATGGGAATGAGTAGAAGAATAAGTTTTTTCATGGGCTGGCTTTTTATTCTAGATGCAAAACTTACCATAAGGTTGCGTACTCATCAGATATTAATAATTAACTTGATGAAGATTAGATCGGCGGACTGAAAGGCCATCGCTCCTCATCGACTATTCTAAAAATAGATCTCATGAAACCCTTATTCCTTTTTCTAAGCACTTTAATTATGACCGCACCTATAATGATTTACGACTTCAATAATGAAAATGGGCTGGGCGATTGGCGCATTGAGGACGACCGTGTCATGGGCGGTATCTCACAAGGTAAAGTGGAATTGACTGAAGACGGTCACGCCAGATTTTATGGTAATGTTACCGTAGAAAGTAATGGCGGTTTTAGCTCTGTACAAAATAACTCACTGGACATCAAAGTAACTCCTGACCAAATCGCAAAAATCAAAGTTAAAGGTGACGGCAATACCTATCAGTTTAGAATCCAGCATTCCAACAACGCGAGAGAAAGCTACATTAAAGAATTTGAGACCACTGGCGAGTGGCAAACTATTGAGATCAAGCTAAATGAAATGAAACCTACCTATAGAGGTAGAAATCTAAACATGCCCAACTTTAACCACGATCAGATCAAACACGCGAGATTTTTGATTGCCACAAAAAAAGTGGATCAAAAATTTGAATTGTTGATTGACTGTATCGAGTTAATTGATGCCTAATCCACAATCGTGTCAGTGGCAAGATATTTATCATTCTTGTTGTAGTACCACTTGCGCACCTTAGGCATTTTGATGCCGTTGGTTTTGTACTCTTCGGATAGTAAAATGAACTCACCAGATTTTGGATCCTTGACTCGAGGTTCTTTTTGCTTGTAGAATTGATAAGCTTCCATGCGATACGTTTCTGGGTCAAAATAAAAGAACCAGATATCGCTGCCAACGCTGGGATCATAATCTGCGCGCAGTACTAGATATTCCTTTTCCTTCAACATTTTACGCTCCACTTCATAAGAGATTACAGTGCCTTTATCCTTTAATTTCATGGGCAAGCCGTAAAGGTATGTGTAGTAGTCACGCATAAAAACGGCACGTTTAAAATCTTCCTTTCCCATTACAAAAGTGGTGTCCATTTGCGATAGATCCATCTTTGCGGCGGTCACGATACTGTCTTTAAGTACGGTATATTCATTGACGATGTCACCACGTTTGGAAACCAATTCAAAACTTTTTGCCGGCAAATTGATCTTGATGTTACTGGTGCGGTCTTCCATATCTGGTGATGTGGTCAATATCTCCAGACTGTCTGCAAATCGCGACCAGTTTCCCTTGGGGTCGTGGTACGCAATCGCTTTTTCCAACAACTGTGGTCCTGTTAATTGTGGTGGTGTTTGTTGTGAGTTCGCTTTCGCGAAAGCGAAACAAACCATAATCAAGTAACTATGTTTCATAAATTCTGCATATTTGAAGCACACTGCGCGTTTGATCTGAAGAAACGTCAATGAGATATCGGAATTATTTGAAACCAAAAATATGCCAAATGATGACAGCTAGAATCTTTAAAATCAGTTTTTTGCTTCTTTTCATTGCTGCGAGCTTTACCGCTTGTAATGAAAATCCAAATGCCGAAATGGTTGAAAATGTGGATATGTTTCCAATGCTAGAACCTGAACAGGAAGCCGTCGAGATCACTGATCGTAAATTGATCACCAATGGCAGGATTGAATTTGAAACCAACGATATTTCACAGACCAGAAATAACATCATCACTGCCGTCAATAAACATCGTGGCTATATTGCTGCAGATGAGGAGTCCAGCTCCACCGGTCGTAAAACCAATACTATCACCATACGCGTTCCCTCAAAAAACTTTGACAACTTACTGTCAGATGCCACTGCTGGCGTGGACCGGTTGGACTACAAAACCATTAACGTAAAGGATGTCACTGAAGAATTTCTGGATGTCGAGGCTCGTTTAAAAACGAAAAAAGAACTGGAAGGTCGTTATCTGGAAATCTTGGAACAAGCCAAAAATGTAACCGATATTCTAGAAATTGAAAGGCAGATCGCAGTTCTTAGGTCTGATATTGAAAGTTTTGAAGGACGCTTAAAATATCTGGAAAACCAGGTCTCCTACTCGACCCTTCATATTTCGTTTTATGAATCCACTCCAGAATTGAGCTACAACAAAAACCGATTTTCTGAGAGTTTTGCTAATGGCTGGGACAATCTGGTGTGGTTCTTCATCGGGTTGATCAACATCTGGCCCTTTATCATTGTTTTGATCGCGCTAGTGATCCTTTTTAGATATCTGCGCAGGAGAAGAAGAATACGTAAAAGATTGCGTGACTAGCTTTTGTGCATGAAGGCTTGCTTGGCTCTAAGCGTGGCTTCATCTTCCACTACATCCTCATCAGGAACGCAGCAATCTACGGGACACACGGCAGCACACTGTGGCTCTTCATGGAAACCTACACATTCCGTACACTTGTCTGGAACGATGTAATAGAACTCATCGCTCACAGGCTCTTGGGTCTCGTTAGCATCCACTTCCTTGCCAGATGGCAAGACCACGTTGCCATCCAGATCAGTTCCATCTGCATATCGCCAGTCATCTGCCGCTTCATAGATTGCCGTGTTGGGGCATTCCGGTTCGCAGGCTCCGCAATTGATACATTCGTCCGTGATGATGATCGCCATAGCTGTTTTCTTTACTTTTGTGCAAAAATAAGATTCATTGCCTGTTAAGCCAATTAATACCTCGTTAAATGATAGGGTTTCCGCTTTCGCGAAAGCGGGAAAAATTCTATCCCAATACCTAGCATCAGACCACAGTGCCATCGACATCGATGAGGACTTGTGGGCCATTACCATTAACCAAACCCTAACGCTCGCCGAGCAGAAAAATTCCTGGTTTACTCGTGACAATCTGCTGTTTGCGCTGGAACAATGGTCGCAAGCCTTAACGGTTGAGCATCTCAATAATTGGTTGGAGCCTTATCACCTGAAGAATGTCGAGCCTAAAAAAGTCGCCGTCATCGCTGCGGGAAATATTCCTTTAGTGGGATTTCATGATGTACTTTGTATCATTTTGACAGGACATTTTGCACAAATCAAAACCAGCAGCAACGATGATGTGCTGTTGCCTTTAATCTTGAAACTGGCCAGCGCAGATGTACCGGCACTGGAAGAAT is from Nonlabens sp. YIK11 and encodes:
- a CDS encoding chalcone isomerase family protein, producing MKKLLLIAVAALGTYTASAQMTVEGVTVEKSITVDGKELTLNGAGLREKFVFDLYVGGLYTTAKTSNGAALLSSDQPMAITLDIVSKLVTQDKMIEAITEGFEDSVSSAERKKLQPKIDKFIGFFNEEIVKGNEFQIAYVPGKGTMAHKNGKLLGTIEGKDFAKGLFGIWLGNKPADKDLKKGMLGL
- a CDS encoding porin family protein, whose amino-acid sequence is MKSITKVVLGYIVLASSIAFAQEDESRLAVQIPDRVFAADIYLQRAFPNGDNVVGNGLASGTGFGIRLQTDVYKNIYVGGALTQDYFDVKDVQEIGQFDRATKFNAYLFAGYDYVLNDDWNFTADLGYGYSQNKNKQGFEQGGGTFRDTGNLLRLTTSAEYALSNGISVYLSPSYEKVFYKIESAPALGDHFNVGNYFNLAIGFRFNVRDYNSMDNTTSYDQEIQELQSRDRDNLSIREKRKLYFLKKKAARKARRERRNNN
- a CDS encoding methylmalonyl-CoA mutase subunit beta translates to MKKRLFDDFTPVSEAAWKQKIQMDLKGADYNQTLVTPTPDGINIKPIYHSDSAVNIDIPSRGTQNNDWYISQKIYCGNARAANKKALNVLSRGAEGVLLDIPNPDIDLEVLLKDLPEVGLQVHPRFLDLDFLKKLHGFKPKAYVHLDILHQLAATGNWFTNQKSDYNHYADFLKSFEGYFSNITINTSTYQQAGATVTQELAYFAAHLNEYLNHYCDTSKEHDKDIYDAFLPDRQAGPKAETVTEHGQSKRINIDTTIGSNYFMEIAKYRAYRILTKTLGNAYGIKDLGCYITATPSLRNKSLLDYNVNLLRTTTECMSAVLGGADTVHNLPYDAFFNKENEFGDRIARNQLLILKEEAYLNKVANAADGTYYINALTKELTEKALEIFKSIEKAGGFVQSLFEGTIQRKIKESDIAERDRLKKGEKTLVGVNKFPNAEAPLQKEYEILPFQKIKPRKALVTPIAAKRLAEELEKSQMPK
- the nadC gene encoding carboxylating nicotinate-nucleotide diphosphorylase, encoding MKYHGAAFEEEVDRIITNALREDVGDGDHSSLACIPRSASGKARLLVKDEGVIAGIAFAKAIFHKVDPTLKIEELKKDGDRVAYGDEVFYVSGSSRSILTAERLALNSMQRMSAIATKTRQFVDRLEGTKTKILDTRKTTPGIRLLEKWAVHTGGGVNHRSGLYDMIMLKDNHIDFAGGITKAIEKTTDYLQETNRDLKIIVEARNLEEIKEILTSADKVYRILIDNFNYEDTRKAVELIGDQCLTESSGGITLDTVRQYAECGVDYVSSGALTHSVYNMDLSLKAMHE
- a CDS encoding DUF6503 family protein; the protein is MKHSYLIMVCFAFAKANSQQTPPQLTGPQLLEKAIAYHDPKGNWSRFADSLEILTTSPDMEDRTSNIKINLPAKSFELVSKRGDIVNEYTVLKDSIVTAAKMDLSQMDTTFVMGKEDFKRAVFMRDYYTYLYGLPMKLKDKGTVISYEVERKMLKEKEYLVLRADYDPSVGSDIWFFYFDPETYRMEAYQFYKQKEPRVKDPKSGEFILLSEEYKTNGIKMPKVRKWYYNKNDKYLATDTIVD
- a CDS encoding YihY/virulence factor BrkB family protein, coding for MSRLKEILDRIPVISWFVAVSSRARLPGFEGMTIYDLWETYSVGIVQGAFTLRASAISYSFFMAIFPFILFMLNLIPFVPVDNFQVDFLEFVNGLLPAQAAGSFDTIFKEIALQENTGLLTIAFITSLFFMSNGVNAIFDGFERSYHSSFNRNMFRQYFVAVGVSLMLSLFLLISIAMFGLVEYWIDSLRAEDFMTQSSTEIWLIVLRYIAIIIMLYLFVSTLYYTGTKEGRQTRFFSIGSVVTTVLILITSYLYGIYIDNFASYNEIYGSIGALLILMIYIWLAANILLLGYELNASIRSLKARNLK
- the scpA gene encoding methylmalonyl-CoA mutase produces the protein MKRKDFSNITADFQSFEEQATAAAQSSYETSEGISLKKQYAKENLNDLEHLDFVAGIAPNLRGPYSTMYVRRPWTIRQYAGFSSATESNAFYRRNLAAGQKGLSVAFDLATHRGYDSDHERVEGDVGKAGVAIDSVEDIRILFDQIPLDQMSVSMTMNGAVLPIMAFYIVAAMEQGVDIASLSGTIQNDILKEFMVRNTYIYPPTPSMQIISDIFEYTSKNMPKFNSISISGYHMYEAGATSDIELAYTLADGLEYVRKGLEAGMDIDTFAPRLSFFWAIGMNHFMEIAKMRAARMLWAKMIKQFNPKNAKSLALRTHCQTSGWSLTEQDPFNNVARTTIEAAAAAFGGTQSLHTNALDEAIALPTDFSARIARNTQIYLQEETGITKTVDPWAGSYYVESLTDQIAHKAWELIEEVEELGGMTKAIEAGIPKMRIEEAAAKKQARIDSNIDVIVGVNKYPSPDEDLIDTLEVDNAAVRIEQVERLKKIKADRNDDKVNKALEALTACAKTGEGNLLELAVNAAKERATLGEISDALEKEFGRYRAQIKSVQGVYKKEIMDDPAFAKAQQLADAFAKKEGRRPRIMIAKMGQDGHDRGAKVVATGYADVGFDVDIGPLFQTPAEAAKQAVENDVHILGISSLAAGHKTLVPQVMEHLKKYGREDIMIIVGGVIPRKDYQFLFDAGVAAVFGPGTKISEAAIDILTLLND
- a CDS encoding CIA30 family protein; protein product: MKPLFLFLSTLIMTAPIMIYDFNNENGLGDWRIEDDRVMGGISQGKVELTEDGHARFYGNVTVESNGGFSSVQNNSLDIKVTPDQIAKIKVKGDGNTYQFRIQHSNNARESYIKEFETTGEWQTIEIKLNEMKPTYRGRNLNMPNFNHDQIKHARFLIATKKVDQKFELLIDCIELIDA
- the rlmH gene encoding 23S rRNA (pseudouridine(1915)-N(3))-methyltransferase RlmH, whose translation is MKITLLAVGKTDDSRIADLTDMYVERLKHYINFELEIIPDLKKTKNLSIDQQKVKEGELILNQLQTSDFVTLLDEKGKSLSSQQFAQLINKRSLSGMKRLVYVIGGPYGFSDAVYARANSKLSLSAMTFSHQMVRLFATEQIYRAFTILKNEPYHHE
- a CDS encoding FtsB family cell division protein, with translation MKWKEIKSKWYFNKYFIITILFAVWILFLDDSAWLTAHRALDQQIADKEQTADFYMRGIAADKARIQQLEDSAGIEKFGRERYLMKKENEEVYIIEYADSVKNED